The following proteins are co-located in the Bordetella bronchialis genome:
- a CDS encoding DOPA 4,5-dioxygenase family protein, whose product MIPADPARRSGESPAVESWHAHVYFDAATRDAAWALRERIVATFGAAMQMGRFHERPVGPHPRWSYQVAFKPEEFARIATWLALHHDGLDVFLHPNTGDALTDHRDRAIWIGRSHVLDLAVLGG is encoded by the coding sequence ATGATCCCCGCCGATCCCGCACGCCGGTCCGGCGAGTCCCCGGCCGTGGAAAGCTGGCACGCGCACGTGTACTTCGATGCCGCCACGCGCGATGCCGCCTGGGCGCTGCGCGAGCGCATCGTCGCGACCTTCGGCGCGGCGATGCAGATGGGGCGCTTTCATGAGCGCCCGGTCGGGCCGCATCCCCGCTGGAGCTACCAGGTGGCGTTCAAGCCGGAGGAATTCGCCCGCATCGCCACCTGGCTGGCGCTGCACCATGACGGCCTGGATGTGTTCCTGCATCCGAATACCGGCGATGCACTGACGGACCATCGCGACCGCGCGATATGGATAGGGCGCAGCCACGTGCTGGATCTGGCGGTGCTTGGGGGCTGA
- a CDS encoding ATP-binding domain-containing protein produces the protein MAHIIPDGWENQRRSGPAQRELDTLARLKAGLPDDYTVYHAVHWTNVEGRHAIYGEIDFVIANRSGDLLVIEQKTGALDETPDGLAKRHEGKARLVAVQMARTADSLRAKLARSLDGAEITLDYLLYCPDHRVLAPTTAGLVPERIVDASRRDRLCGVIKDILPPGAPSPLAARVDRFLRDIIRLEVDVSALIGQTRTLVTRLAGGLAHWARQLDIDPYRLRVTGTAGSGKTQLALAEYRDAVDQGKRPLYVCFNRPLADHFNRIAPRGGLVCSFHMLCDRLLRAAGRAPDFSQPDAFDRLVDEASTLPVPADFLFDTVIVDEGQDFDARWRDTVLRLAKPAARVLWLEDPMQNLYGNTPPELPGWVRMRAQSNFRSPRPVVGFLQTILPDDTHIDAQAPVLDADVEVLAYHDEETLARAVKQGIRKCYSAGFRQEDVALLSYHGHKSSQVLRKDRLGPHTLRRFTGQYDMFGQPEYSAGEILAESVYRFKGQSIPAVVFAEIDFDALDEQAVRKLFVGATRATLKLILVAAEPAAAVLRDKLGRRAGDEDT, from the coding sequence GTGGCGCACATCATTCCGGACGGCTGGGAGAACCAGCGGCGCAGCGGCCCGGCACAACGCGAACTGGATACGCTGGCGCGGCTGAAGGCCGGCCTGCCCGACGACTACACGGTCTACCACGCCGTGCACTGGACCAATGTCGAAGGCCGCCACGCGATCTACGGCGAAATCGATTTCGTGATCGCCAACCGCTCGGGCGATCTGCTGGTCATCGAACAGAAAACCGGCGCGCTGGACGAAACGCCGGACGGCCTGGCCAAGCGCCACGAAGGCAAGGCCAGGCTGGTTGCGGTGCAGATGGCGCGCACCGCGGACAGCCTGCGCGCGAAGCTGGCGCGCAGCCTGGATGGCGCCGAAATCACGCTGGACTATCTGCTGTACTGCCCCGACCACCGCGTGCTGGCGCCCACCACCGCGGGACTGGTGCCGGAACGCATCGTCGATGCTTCCCGCCGCGACCGCCTGTGCGGCGTGATCAAGGACATCCTGCCGCCTGGCGCGCCCTCGCCCCTGGCGGCGCGGGTGGACCGCTTCCTGCGCGACATCATCCGGCTGGAGGTCGACGTCAGCGCGCTGATCGGCCAGACGCGGACGCTGGTGACGCGGCTTGCCGGGGGCCTGGCGCACTGGGCACGCCAGCTGGATATCGATCCCTATCGCCTGCGCGTCACGGGCACGGCCGGTTCGGGCAAGACGCAGCTGGCGCTGGCCGAATACCGGGACGCCGTCGACCAGGGCAAGCGGCCGCTCTATGTGTGCTTCAACCGGCCGCTGGCCGATCACTTCAACCGCATCGCGCCGCGGGGCGGCCTGGTCTGTTCTTTCCACATGCTTTGCGACCGCCTGCTGCGCGCCGCCGGCCGGGCGCCGGACTTCTCGCAGCCGGACGCCTTCGACAGGCTGGTGGACGAAGCATCCACGCTGCCGGTGCCCGCGGACTTCCTGTTCGATACGGTGATCGTCGACGAAGGCCAGGATTTCGATGCCCGCTGGCGCGATACCGTGCTGCGGCTGGCGAAACCCGCGGCGCGCGTACTGTGGCTGGAAGATCCGATGCAGAACCTGTACGGCAACACGCCGCCGGAGCTGCCCGGCTGGGTACGGATGCGTGCGCAAAGCAATTTCCGCAGCCCGCGGCCGGTGGTCGGTTTCCTGCAGACCATCCTGCCCGACGACACCCACATTGACGCCCAAGCGCCGGTGCTGGATGCGGATGTGGAAGTGCTGGCCTACCACGACGAGGAAACCCTGGCGCGCGCGGTCAAGCAAGGCATACGCAAATGCTATTCGGCCGGCTTCCGGCAAGAGGACGTGGCGCTCCTGAGCTATCACGGCCACAAGTCCTCCCAGGTGCTGCGCAAGGACAGGCTGGGCCCGCACACGCTGCGCCGCTTCACCGGCCAGTACGACATGTTCGGCCAGCCCGAGTATTCCGCCGGCGAGATCCTGGCCGAATCGGTGTATCGCTTCAAGGGCCAATCCATCCCCGCGGTCGTGTTCGCCGAGATCGACTTCGACGCCCTGGATGAACAGGCGGTGCGCAAGCTGTTCGTCGGCGCCACGCGGGCCACGCTCAAGCTGATCCTGGTCGCCGCCGAACCGGCCGCGGCCGTCCTGCGCGACAAACTGGGGCGGCGGGCCGGCGACGAAGATACATGA
- a CDS encoding type II toxin-antitoxin system VapC family toxin, giving the protein MILVDTSVWIDHLNASEPLLASLLADGQVLVHPFVIAEIALGSVKDREAVLGALRDLPNALVATPQETLFLIEREGLYNRGIGYVDTSLLASARLQPGTTVWTRDKRLARAADELGLSPNLLH; this is encoded by the coding sequence ATGATCCTGGTCGATACGTCGGTTTGGATCGACCACCTCAATGCGTCCGAACCGCTATTGGCCAGCCTGCTGGCGGACGGACAAGTGCTCGTACACCCTTTTGTGATCGCCGAGATCGCCCTGGGGAGCGTGAAAGACCGCGAGGCCGTACTTGGCGCATTGCGCGATCTGCCCAACGCGCTCGTTGCGACGCCCCAGGAAACGCTGTTCCTCATCGAGCGCGAAGGGCTGTACAACCGCGGCATCGGTTACGTAGACACATCTTTGCTGGCCTCCGCGCGATTGCAGCCGGGCACAACGGTATGGACGCGGGACAAAAGGCTGGCGCGGGCTGCCGACGAACTCGGACTAAGCCCGAACCTGTTGCATTAG
- a CDS encoding ABC transporter permease, with amino-acid sequence MTLYDYLSANWPDLLALTLQHIYLVACAVGCAILVGVPAGILISRHQWLAPALLGVATVVLTLPSIALFGLMIPVLSRFGAGIGAVPAVIAVFLYSLLPIMRNTYLALHNVSPGIKEAGIGIGMTFWQRLRLVDLPLAVPVILGGVRTAVVMNIGVMTIAAVIGAGGLGTLILRAIGQSSMMKLLVGAVLVSLLAIACDLALQALQRLLTSKGVQKP; translated from the coding sequence ATGACGCTATACGACTATCTGTCGGCCAACTGGCCCGATCTGCTGGCCCTGACGCTGCAACATATCTACCTGGTCGCTTGCGCCGTGGGTTGCGCCATCCTGGTGGGCGTGCCGGCGGGCATCCTGATCAGCCGCCACCAGTGGCTGGCGCCGGCGCTGCTGGGCGTGGCGACCGTGGTGCTGACGCTTCCGTCCATTGCGCTGTTCGGCCTGATGATTCCCGTGCTGTCGCGCTTCGGCGCCGGCATCGGCGCCGTGCCGGCCGTCATCGCGGTATTCCTGTATTCGCTGCTGCCCATCATGCGCAATACCTACCTGGCCTTGCACAACGTCAGCCCCGGCATCAAGGAAGCCGGCATCGGCATCGGCATGACGTTCTGGCAGCGGCTGCGGCTGGTGGACCTGCCGCTGGCGGTGCCGGTCATCCTGGGCGGCGTGCGTACCGCCGTCGTCATGAACATCGGCGTCATGACCATCGCCGCCGTGATCGGCGCGGGCGGCCTGGGCACGCTGATCCTGCGCGCCATCGGCCAGAGCAGCATGATGAAGCTGCTGGTGGGCGCCGTGCTGGTCAGCCTGCTGGCCATCGCCTGCGACCTCGCGCTGCAAGCCTTGCAGCGCCTGCTGACTTCGAAGGGAGTACAAAAGCCATGA
- a CDS encoding ABC transporter permease, whose product MNIRPVKYAATLAVIAAALLLLGSAIGADAWRQYRDDLLYYAQRHLVLVGYSMALALAVGLPAGVLLSRRCAARYAERLMQVFNVGNTIPSLAVLAIALGIFGIGEPPAVTALFLASLLPIVRNTYEGMKSVPPAMLEAARGIGMTPWQALWRVELPNALPIIVGGVRTALAINVGTAPLAYLIGADSLGTLIFPGIYLNNIPQMLIGAAATTILALVLDGIVAAAGRRALAWRVRPA is encoded by the coding sequence ATGAATATCCGGCCGGTCAAGTACGCCGCCACGCTCGCCGTTATCGCGGCGGCCCTGTTGCTGCTGGGTAGCGCCATCGGCGCGGACGCCTGGCGCCAATACCGCGACGACCTGCTGTACTACGCCCAGCGGCATCTGGTACTGGTGGGATATTCCATGGCCCTGGCTCTGGCCGTGGGCCTGCCGGCCGGCGTGCTGCTCAGCCGCCGCTGCGCCGCGCGCTATGCCGAACGCCTGATGCAGGTCTTCAATGTCGGCAACACCATCCCGTCGCTGGCGGTGCTGGCCATCGCGCTGGGCATATTCGGCATCGGCGAGCCTCCCGCCGTCACGGCGCTGTTCCTGGCCTCGCTGCTGCCGATCGTGCGCAATACCTATGAAGGCATGAAAAGCGTGCCGCCCGCCATGCTGGAGGCCGCGCGCGGCATCGGCATGACGCCGTGGCAGGCGCTGTGGCGCGTGGAGCTGCCCAACGCGCTGCCCATCATCGTGGGCGGCGTGCGCACCGCGCTGGCCATCAATGTCGGTACCGCGCCGCTGGCCTACTTGATCGGGGCGGACAGCCTGGGCACGCTGATCTTCCCGGGTATTTACCTGAACAACATTCCGCAAATGCTGATCGGCGCCGCGGCCACGACCATCCTGGCCCTGGTGCTGGACGGCATCGTCGCGGCGGCCGGTCGCCGCGCCCTGGCCTGGCGCGTGCGCCCGGCATGA
- a CDS encoding ATP-binding cassette domain-containing protein, with protein sequence MYFDRRLWRLTEGMRARMAGGIVLGLLALAAGIARYVFLGLMLARVFAGEPWQAWVPPAAAVAAMVLLRAGLDHLRTVQANRCAATVQQVLRGRLYDRIVALGPAWFAHRRTGGVMLTVVDGVEQLQTFFGQYLPQAAIAAAAPFAIFGVIAFWDLPTAAVLLAAAIFALIAPVAVHRLDRRASLARSDALKEFGEEFLDAVQGLPTLKSFGQGKSWGRRLAERARGLSDGTMWVLSVSLLTRGISDLGVALGAALALTLGAWRVGHGLMSVEALLIVLMAGTEVFRPLRDLRAVLHRGMLGQSAAASIHALMDAESAATAHAEGAAALRPARLEPTIEFDRVTFSYTPARAAHRGLSFRIAAGERVGIVGPSGAGKSTIVRLLLRECLPQGGSVRIGGHDVRDLDAQALLSRIAVVGQDITLFHGTLDENLRLGRFDATEEEVRAAARAANIDDFIMALPDGYATHIGERGLRLSGGQRQRLAIARALLRDAPILILDEALSSVDTENEAIIQQALDRLMAGRTTLILAHRLASVAGADRCLVLDDGRIAEAGTHAELMGRRGLYYALMHEQDAARGRTGTPDRPGPARARGRPADMDGPAMTAGGAAFGHARAGIDIDIGTGTDVEAGAGKEDPAASRPAPRALDEDARRVGWRATLATLLAVVRPWRGTLAATIVLGVMRVAAYIGVGVLSALAVAAVRDGREPGALIIALLVAAPLAALCHWLESWLAHAMAYRLLGDMRVRLYDKLERLAPAYLLQRRSGDLVSLATQDVEMIEYFYAHTIAPAIVALLVPLTVLGFLSAYSWPVAVALLPFLAYALIAPIRGRRHVDALGDKARAALGEMSAHATDTIQGLGELTAFQATARRRGQFLQLAERYGRRRLDILRDLSAQTARFEIAMGAGGLAVAVVGALQVTAGTLDAGMLPLLILISLATFLPVSEISQVSRQLADTVAASRRLHVVSHEPEPVRDGPLPAPRAPAGLALEFDRVGFAYPGNRRNALQDLSFTVPAGAMVAIVGASGAGKSTVASLVLRFWDPGQGTIRLGGIDLRELQLDGLRECVALVTQDTYLFNDTLEANIRLARPDASQADLRAALDQAALADFVRALPDGLATRVGERGMQLSGGQRQRIAIARAFLKNAPVLILDEATSHLDTLSELQVRRSLQVLMQHRTTLVIAHRLSTIQQADLILVLQDGRLAQAGTHETLLARQGFYARASAH encoded by the coding sequence ATGTATTTCGATCGGCGGTTATGGCGTTTGACGGAGGGCATGCGGGCGCGGATGGCCGGCGGTATCGTGCTGGGCCTGCTGGCCCTGGCCGCCGGAATCGCCCGCTATGTATTCCTGGGCCTGATGCTGGCGCGCGTCTTTGCCGGGGAGCCGTGGCAGGCGTGGGTGCCGCCCGCGGCGGCGGTCGCCGCCATGGTGCTGCTGCGTGCCGGCCTGGATCACCTGCGCACGGTGCAGGCCAACCGTTGCGCCGCCACCGTCCAGCAGGTGCTGCGCGGCCGGCTGTACGACCGTATCGTCGCCCTGGGACCGGCCTGGTTCGCCCATCGGCGTACCGGCGGGGTGATGCTGACGGTGGTGGACGGCGTCGAGCAGCTCCAGACGTTTTTCGGCCAGTACCTGCCCCAGGCGGCCATCGCGGCGGCCGCGCCGTTCGCCATCTTCGGCGTTATCGCGTTCTGGGACTTGCCGACGGCAGCGGTCCTGCTGGCCGCGGCGATCTTCGCGCTGATTGCGCCGGTGGCCGTGCACAGGCTGGACCGGCGTGCCAGCCTGGCGCGATCCGATGCCTTGAAGGAATTCGGCGAAGAATTCCTGGACGCGGTGCAGGGGCTGCCGACGCTGAAATCCTTCGGGCAGGGCAAGTCCTGGGGAAGGCGCCTGGCCGAGCGCGCGCGCGGCCTGTCGGACGGCACGATGTGGGTCCTCTCGGTCAGCCTGCTGACGCGCGGGATCAGCGACCTGGGCGTGGCGCTGGGGGCGGCGCTGGCCCTGACGCTGGGCGCCTGGCGCGTGGGCCACGGCCTGATGAGCGTCGAGGCCCTGCTGATCGTGCTGATGGCCGGGACGGAAGTCTTCCGGCCGCTGCGCGATCTGCGCGCCGTCCTGCACCGCGGCATGCTGGGCCAGTCGGCGGCCGCCAGCATCCACGCGCTGATGGACGCGGAATCGGCGGCCACCGCGCACGCCGAAGGCGCGGCCGCCCTGCGGCCGGCACGGCTGGAACCCACCATCGAATTCGACCGGGTGACGTTCTCCTATACCCCGGCGCGCGCGGCGCACCGGGGCCTGAGCTTCCGCATCGCCGCGGGAGAACGCGTGGGCATCGTCGGCCCCAGCGGTGCCGGCAAGTCCACCATCGTGCGCCTGCTGCTGCGCGAATGCCTGCCCCAGGGCGGCAGCGTGCGCATCGGCGGGCACGACGTGCGCGACCTGGATGCGCAGGCCCTGCTGTCGCGCATCGCCGTGGTCGGCCAGGACATCACGCTATTCCACGGCACGCTGGACGAGAACCTGCGCCTGGGTCGCTTCGACGCGACGGAAGAAGAGGTGCGCGCCGCGGCGCGCGCCGCCAATATCGACGATTTCATCATGGCGCTGCCCGATGGCTACGCCACGCACATCGGCGAGCGGGGCCTGCGCCTGTCCGGCGGCCAGCGCCAGCGCCTGGCCATCGCGCGGGCCCTGCTGCGCGACGCGCCCATCCTGATCCTGGACGAGGCGCTCTCGTCGGTGGACACCGAGAATGAAGCCATCATCCAGCAGGCGCTGGACCGCCTGATGGCGGGACGCACCACGCTGATCCTGGCGCACAGGCTGGCCAGCGTCGCCGGCGCCGACCGCTGCCTGGTGCTGGATGACGGCCGCATTGCAGAGGCCGGCACGCATGCGGAACTCATGGGCCGGCGCGGGCTGTACTACGCGCTGATGCACGAACAGGATGCGGCGCGCGGGCGGACCGGCACGCCCGACCGGCCCGGGCCGGCTCGGGCGCGTGGCCGCCCGGCCGATATGGATGGCCCCGCCATGACCGCGGGCGGCGCCGCGTTCGGCCACGCGCGCGCCGGCATCGACATCGACATCGGCACGGGCACCGACGTCGAGGCCGGCGCCGGCAAGGAAGATCCGGCGGCTTCGCGTCCCGCGCCGCGCGCGCTGGACGAGGACGCCCGGCGCGTCGGCTGGCGCGCGACGCTGGCGACCTTGCTGGCCGTGGTGCGGCCATGGCGCGGCACATTGGCCGCCACCATCGTCCTGGGTGTGATGCGCGTGGCCGCCTATATCGGCGTGGGGGTATTGAGCGCGCTGGCGGTGGCGGCCGTCCGCGATGGCCGCGAGCCCGGCGCATTGATCATCGCCCTGCTGGTCGCGGCGCCGCTGGCCGCCTTATGCCATTGGCTGGAGTCCTGGCTGGCGCACGCCATGGCCTACCGCCTGCTGGGCGATATGCGCGTCAGGCTGTACGACAAACTGGAGCGCCTGGCGCCTGCCTATCTGCTGCAGCGCCGCTCCGGGGACCTGGTGTCGCTGGCCACGCAGGATGTCGAGATGATCGAGTACTTCTATGCGCACACCATCGCGCCGGCCATCGTGGCGCTCTTGGTGCCGCTTACCGTGCTGGGCTTTCTGTCCGCCTACAGCTGGCCGGTGGCCGTGGCGCTGCTACCCTTCCTGGCCTATGCGCTGATCGCGCCCATACGTGGACGGCGGCATGTGGACGCGCTGGGCGACAAGGCGCGCGCCGCGCTGGGCGAGATGAGCGCCCACGCCACCGACACCATCCAGGGATTGGGCGAGCTGACCGCATTCCAGGCGACGGCGCGGCGCCGCGGGCAATTCCTGCAGCTCGCCGAGCGCTATGGCCGGCGCCGGCTGGATATCCTGCGCGACCTGTCCGCGCAGACCGCGCGCTTCGAAATCGCGATGGGCGCGGGCGGGCTGGCGGTCGCCGTGGTGGGCGCCTTGCAGGTGACGGCCGGCACCTTGGACGCGGGCATGCTGCCCTTGCTGATCCTGATTTCGCTGGCCACCTTCCTGCCGGTATCGGAAATCTCGCAGGTCAGCAGGCAATTGGCCGACACGGTGGCGGCGTCGCGCCGCCTGCATGTTGTCAGCCACGAGCCCGAGCCCGTGCGCGACGGCCCCTTGCCCGCGCCGCGGGCGCCAGCCGGCCTGGCGCTGGAATTCGACCGGGTCGGCTTCGCCTATCCCGGCAACCGCCGCAACGCACTGCAGGACCTGAGCTTCACGGTGCCGGCCGGCGCCATGGTGGCCATTGTCGGCGCGTCCGGCGCCGGCAAGAGCACCGTGGCCAGCCTGGTGCTGCGGTTCTGGGATCCCGGCCAGGGCACTATCCGCCTGGGCGGCATCGACCTGCGCGAGCTCCAGCTCGACGGGCTGCGCGAATGCGTGGCGCTGGTGACGCAGGACACCTATCTGTTCAACGACACCCTGGAGGCCAATATCCGCCTGGCGCGGCCGGACGCCAGCCAGGCGGATCTGCGCGCCGCGCTGGACCAGGCCGCGCTGGCGGACTTCGTGCGCGCGCTGCCGGACGGCCTGGCGACCCGGGTGGGCGAACGCGGCATGCAGCTCTCGGGCGGCCAGCGCCAGCGCATCGCCATCGCCCGCGCCTTCCTGAAGAACGCGCCGGTGCTGATCCTGGACGAGGCCACCTCGCACCTGGATACCCTGTCCGAACTGCAAGTGCGGCGTTCGCTGCAGGTGCTGATGCAGCACCGCACGACACTGGTGATCGCGCACCGCCTATCGACCATCCAGCAGGCGGACCTGATCCTGGTCCTGCAGGATGGCCGGCTGGCGCAGGCCGGCACGCACGAAACGCTGCTGGCGCGGCAGGGCTTCTACGCGCGCGCCAGCGCTCATTGA
- a CDS encoding glycine betaine ABC transporter substrate-binding protein, protein MQRFQRGTCRLLRAPIGALLFALCCAALAPAAARAADTLRIGAKNFTEQYVLAQITADYLRARGYDVDTRAGLGSTLMRSAQENGQLDIVWEYTGTAALVYLKIPDAVKLSVQDLYRKVKQADAQRGLAWLDASRLNNTYALGVPQEVARRWNVKTISQLVDRLRGEPGRRHIFAMDAEFANRPDGLRPLAATYGMAFDRRELKQMDPGLVYTALHNNQVTVGLIYTTDGRVRGFNIVALEDDRHFFPNYNATPVVRQEVLDRHPRLATQLNALSAALDNDAMLEMNKQVDIDGRSVRDVAADFLRTHELP, encoded by the coding sequence ATGCAGCGATTCCAACGCGGGACATGCCGCCTGCTCCGCGCGCCGATAGGCGCCCTGCTGTTCGCGCTGTGCTGCGCCGCGCTGGCGCCGGCCGCGGCGCGCGCCGCCGATACGCTGCGCATCGGCGCGAAAAACTTTACCGAGCAATACGTGCTGGCGCAGATCACCGCCGACTATCTGCGCGCCCGGGGCTACGACGTCGACACGCGCGCCGGCCTGGGCAGCACGCTGATGCGCAGCGCCCAGGAAAACGGCCAGCTGGACATCGTGTGGGAATACACGGGCACCGCGGCGCTGGTCTACCTGAAGATCCCGGATGCGGTAAAGCTCAGCGTCCAGGACCTCTACCGGAAGGTCAAGCAGGCCGACGCGCAGCGCGGCCTGGCATGGCTGGACGCCTCGCGCCTGAACAACACCTACGCGCTGGGCGTGCCGCAGGAAGTGGCGCGGCGCTGGAACGTAAAGACGATCTCGCAGCTGGTGGACAGGCTGCGCGGCGAACCCGGCCGCCGGCACATCTTCGCGATGGACGCCGAATTCGCCAACCGGCCGGACGGCCTGCGACCCCTGGCCGCCACCTACGGCATGGCGTTCGACCGCCGCGAGCTCAAGCAGATGGATCCGGGGCTGGTCTATACGGCGCTGCATAACAACCAGGTCACGGTGGGGCTGATCTACACCACGGATGGCCGCGTACGCGGTTTCAACATCGTGGCGCTGGAAGACGACCGGCACTTCTTCCCCAACTACAACGCCACGCCGGTGGTGCGCCAGGAGGTGCTGGACCGCCATCCGCGGCTGGCCACGCAGTTGAATGCCCTGTCGGCCGCGCTGGACAACGACGCCATGCTGGAGATGAACAAGCAGGTGGACATCGACGGCCGGTCCGTGCGCGACGTCGCGGCGGACTTCCTGCGCACCCACGAACTACCCTGA
- the yghU gene encoding glutathione-dependent disulfide-bond oxidoreductase gives MSDTTEYVPPKVWTWNKPNGGHFASINRPVSGPTHEKELPVGRHPLQLYSLATPNGQKVTIMLEELLALGHRGAEYDAWLIRIGEGDQFGSGFVKVNPNSKIPALMDRSGPRPIRVFESGAILLYLAEKFGALLPRSPAERAECLSWLFWQMGSAPYLGGGFGHFYAYAPIKIEYAIDRFAMETKRQLDVLDKRLADNEYIAGADYTIADIAIWPWYGSLVKGLVYGAGEFLSVQDYKHVQRWADAIAARPAVRRGRMVNRVNGDPASQLHERHDASDFDTRTQDKLQAAGQDASGASGAAGARP, from the coding sequence GTGAGCGATACAACCGAATACGTGCCGCCGAAAGTCTGGACCTGGAACAAGCCCAACGGCGGTCATTTCGCCAGCATCAACCGCCCGGTTTCCGGGCCGACGCACGAGAAGGAGCTTCCCGTCGGCCGCCATCCCCTGCAGCTGTATTCGCTGGCCACGCCCAATGGCCAGAAGGTGACCATCATGCTCGAAGAGCTGCTGGCGCTGGGGCATCGCGGCGCCGAGTACGACGCCTGGCTCATCCGCATCGGCGAGGGCGACCAGTTCGGCAGCGGCTTCGTCAAGGTGAACCCCAATTCCAAGATTCCCGCGTTGATGGACCGCAGCGGCCCGCGTCCCATACGCGTGTTCGAATCCGGCGCCATCCTGCTTTACCTGGCGGAAAAGTTCGGCGCCTTGCTGCCCCGTTCGCCCGCCGAGCGCGCGGAATGCCTGTCGTGGCTGTTCTGGCAGATGGGCAGCGCGCCCTACCTGGGCGGCGGCTTCGGCCACTTCTACGCCTATGCGCCCATCAAGATCGAATACGCGATCGACCGCTTCGCCATGGAAACCAAGCGCCAGCTCGACGTGCTGGACAAGCGCCTGGCGGACAACGAATACATTGCCGGCGCCGACTACACCATCGCCGACATCGCCATCTGGCCGTGGTACGGCAGCCTGGTGAAGGGCCTGGTGTATGGCGCCGGCGAATTCCTGTCGGTGCAGGACTACAAGCATGTGCAGCGATGGGCCGACGCCATCGCCGCCCGGCCCGCCGTGCGGCGCGGCCGGATGGTGAACCGCGTGAACGGCGATCCGGCCAGCCAGCTGCACGAGCGCCATGATGCGTCGGACTTCGATACGCGCACCCAGGACAAGCTGCAGGCCGCGGGGCAGGACGCCAGCGGCGCAAGCGGCGCCGCGGGTGCCCGGCCATGA
- a CDS encoding betaine/proline/choline family ABC transporter ATP-binding protein (Members of the family are the ATP-binding subunit of ABC transporters for substrates such as betaine, L-proline or other amino acids, choline, carnitine, etc. The substrate specificity is best determined from the substrate-binding subunit, rather than this subunit, as it interacts with the permease subunit and not with substrate directly.) gives MIELDRLTKTYIQKDGKPFNAVDAVSLNVEEGEFCVFLGPSGCGKTTTLKMINRLVAPSSGRVLVNGQDTLAMDEVELRRHIGYVIQQIGLFPNMTIEENITVVPRLLGWDKKRCRERAAELMAMVALDPKVYMKRYPRELSGGQQQRVGVIRALAADPPVLLMDEPFGAVDPINRESIQNEFFQMQRALKKTVIMVSHDIDEAIKLGDKIAVFRRGKLVQFDHPDTLLAHPHDEFVGAFVGQDATLKRLLLVKAGDAAAQPGTAHADTPLADAYREMEENDNGHLTVVDRDNQALGFVQRRVARNGQGTCGQHLRTFSATVAPDDNLRIVLSRMYQFNSSWMPVIDAEKGYLGEVTQDSIANYLSSGRSRHHKGQIAMPWQTQ, from the coding sequence ATGATAGAACTCGATCGCCTGACCAAGACCTATATCCAGAAGGACGGCAAGCCGTTCAATGCCGTGGACGCGGTCAGCCTGAACGTCGAGGAAGGCGAGTTCTGCGTATTCCTGGGCCCCTCGGGTTGCGGCAAGACGACCACGTTGAAGATGATCAACCGCCTGGTCGCCCCGTCGTCGGGCCGGGTACTGGTCAATGGACAGGACACGCTGGCCATGGACGAAGTGGAGCTGCGGCGCCACATCGGCTACGTCATCCAGCAGATCGGCCTGTTTCCCAACATGACGATAGAAGAAAACATCACCGTCGTGCCGCGCCTGCTGGGCTGGGACAAGAAGCGCTGCCGCGAGCGCGCGGCCGAACTGATGGCGATGGTGGCCCTGGATCCCAAGGTCTACATGAAGCGCTACCCGCGCGAGCTGTCCGGCGGACAGCAGCAGCGCGTGGGCGTGATCCGCGCCCTGGCCGCCGATCCGCCGGTGCTGCTGATGGACGAGCCCTTCGGCGCCGTGGACCCGATCAACCGCGAATCCATCCAGAACGAGTTCTTCCAGATGCAGCGCGCGCTGAAGAAAACCGTCATCATGGTCAGCCACGACATCGACGAAGCCATCAAGCTGGGCGACAAGATCGCGGTGTTCCGCCGCGGCAAGCTGGTGCAGTTCGACCATCCGGATACCTTGCTGGCGCATCCGCACGACGAATTCGTCGGCGCCTTCGTCGGGCAGGACGCCACGCTCAAGCGCCTGCTGCTGGTCAAGGCCGGCGATGCCGCCGCGCAACCGGGCACCGCGCACGCGGACACGCCGCTGGCCGACGCCTATCGCGAGATGGAAGAAAACGACAACGGCCACCTGACCGTCGTCGACCGCGACAACCAGGCGCTGGGCTTCGTGCAGCGGCGCGTGGCCCGCAACGGACAGGGCACGTGCGGCCAGCATCTGCGCACGTTCTCCGCCACCGTCGCGCCGGACGACAATCTGCGCATCGTGCTGTCGCGCATGTACCAGTTCAATTCCTCCTGGATGCCGGTCATCGACGCCGAGAAAGGCTATCTCGGCGAGGTCACCCAGGATTCGATCGCCAATTACCTGAGCTCCGGACGGTCGCGCCACCACAAGGGGCAGATCGCGATGCCCTGGCAGACTCAATGA